A genomic region of Polynucleobacter necessarius contains the following coding sequences:
- a CDS encoding MBL fold metallo-hydrolase, protein MTAHLLPPGIEVFERGWLSANNILHYGDADVSLVDSGFHAHQNLTLSLVRHALEKNGLGQLNKVVNTHLHSDHCGGNAALEKAFDCEIYIPAAEALAVKTWDMNLLSYENLGQECPRFAHHNVLVPGQQIQLGRYRWDILAAPGHDPHSVMFYQPEHEILISADALWEEGFGVIFPELWGEPGFEEVAQTLDLIESLSINLVIPGHGKPFADVEKSLSTARSRLDYLASDLDRNARHGAKVLLKYRLLEWRNQELSLINEWIAQTPALISSAKILNMSIEEFAEWLPRALVKQPQDVFWLMVIKSLLLAED, encoded by the coding sequence GTGACTGCACATCTATTGCCGCCAGGTATTGAAGTTTTTGAGAGAGGCTGGCTATCAGCTAATAACATCCTGCATTATGGTGACGCTGATGTGTCTTTGGTGGACAGCGGTTTTCATGCTCATCAGAATCTTACTTTATCTTTAGTTAGACATGCATTAGAAAAAAATGGGTTAGGTCAGCTAAATAAAGTAGTTAACACTCATCTCCATTCAGATCACTGTGGTGGTAATGCTGCTCTAGAAAAAGCGTTTGATTGTGAGATCTATATTCCGGCTGCCGAAGCCTTGGCTGTCAAGACATGGGATATGAATTTACTCAGCTATGAAAACCTTGGGCAAGAGTGTCCCCGGTTTGCGCATCACAATGTATTGGTCCCAGGGCAGCAGATACAGTTGGGTCGATATCGATGGGATATCTTGGCGGCCCCTGGTCATGACCCGCATTCGGTGATGTTTTACCAGCCAGAGCATGAGATCTTGATTTCAGCTGATGCCTTATGGGAAGAAGGATTTGGTGTCATTTTCCCGGAGCTGTGGGGTGAGCCTGGATTTGAAGAAGTGGCGCAAACTCTAGACTTAATTGAATCGCTGTCGATCAATCTGGTGATTCCTGGTCATGGCAAACCTTTTGCGGATGTTGAAAAATCTTTATCTACAGCGCGCTCTCGATTGGATTATTTGGCCTCAGATCTTGATCGTAACGCTAGGCATGGTGCAAAGGTTTTATTGAAATACCGGCTATTGGAGTGGCGCAATCAAGAATTATCATTAATCAATGAGTGGATTGCTCAGACGCCTGCATTAATTAGTTCGGCCAAAATTCTAAATATGAGTATTGAAGAGTTTGCCGAATGGTTGCCAAGAGCTTTGGTGAAGCAACCGCAAGACGTTTTTTGGCTAATGGTCATAAAGTCATTGCTGTTGGCAGAAGATTAG
- a CDS encoding SDR family NAD(P)-dependent oxidoreductase: MVAKSFGEATARRFLANGHKVIAVGRRLERLEALKNSLPADQQKKLLTMVVDVCDSAKVDALAAALPAEFSKVTVLVNNAGLALGLEPAHKAYLSDWDQMIDTNIKGLVHMSRAFLPGMVERKCGHVINLGSVAANYPYPGGNVYGGTKAFVKQFSLNLRADLIGTSVRVTCIEPGMCAGTEFSNVRFKGDDEKAEKVYTGVKALSADDVAETIYWSATLPSRMNINVLEVMPVQQAFNAFNVHRGEF, from the coding sequence ATGGTTGCCAAGAGCTTTGGTGAAGCAACCGCAAGACGTTTTTTGGCTAATGGTCATAAAGTCATTGCTGTTGGCAGAAGATTAGAGCGCTTAGAGGCATTGAAAAACTCATTGCCTGCTGATCAACAGAAAAAACTCCTCACCATGGTGGTAGATGTTTGTGATAGCGCCAAGGTGGACGCTCTGGCTGCCGCTTTGCCCGCTGAGTTTTCGAAGGTTACTGTGCTCGTGAATAATGCTGGCCTGGCATTAGGCTTAGAGCCTGCGCATAAAGCGTACTTGAGTGATTGGGATCAAATGATTGATACCAATATCAAAGGCTTGGTACACATGAGCCGCGCTTTTTTACCGGGAATGGTTGAGCGCAAATGTGGGCACGTGATTAATTTGGGATCTGTGGCTGCAAATTACCCCTACCCAGGTGGAAATGTCTATGGTGGTACTAAGGCATTTGTAAAGCAGTTTAGTTTGAATTTACGCGCTGACTTGATTGGGACTTCAGTGCGAGTCACTTGTATTGAGCCTGGTATGTGCGCTGGAACAGAGTTCTCAAACGTTCGCTTTAAGGGTGATGATGAGAAAGCGGAGAAGGTTTATACCGGTGTGAAGGCTTTGAGTGCTGACGATGTTGCAGAAACAATCTATTGGTCAGCTACTTTGCCGAGCCGTATGAATATCAATGTGCTTGAGGTGATGCCAGTGCAGCAAGCATTCAATGCATTTAACGTGCATCGCGGAGAGTTTTAA